The Flavobacteriales bacterium region TTTCCAGGCCTGTGTGACCTGTGACCTGGCCCAAGACCCAGGGAACATCACCCTTTCAGTGGATATGAATCAATATGAAGGTCCGGAGATCGTTGGAGATTCCAGTGTGTTCGTAAGCGGTCAGTTCAACAGCTGGTGTGGTGATTGCAACATGCTTACTCACAATGGAGATGGAACCTATACCGGTACGGTGTTGATGCCTGCCGGGCAGAACGAGTACAAGTTCCAGATCAATAACTGGGCAGATGACGAATCATTCGTTGGAGGCGAAGAGTGTACGCTTACAACCGGTGAATTCACCAATAGGGTATTGGACGTCAATGGAGATGCCATCGTAGATATGGTCTGTTTCGAGTCCTGCACTGCCTGTGCAGCTCCTTGTACACTTGCCGACTCAGCTCCTGTTGGTCTGACCAAGTCCCAACAGCCTGTACCCTTCCCTGATGGGGATATCGACCGTGCGCAGGTCAAATGGTACAAAGACACTCCCGATGTCAAGTATTCTGCAGATGACAATACTGCGGTCGACATAGAGTTCTGGCCGATCCGTGATCTGGTGACCAACACCCCGATTACCAATGGTGACACGACCTTGCTCTCAAAGCGCACCAAGCCGAACAAGGACTTGTTCAAGTGGCCGGTCAAGTACATTCGCCCGGATATCAATCCAAATACCCGATATCGCTGGAGAGTGCGTATTTACTGTGATGCAGGTAATGGACCGGTAAGCCCTTGGTCTGTAGAGAAGAACTTCAATACTCCGGATTTCGATCCAGCAACTGGTATCTATACTCCTCCTCCTGGAGCGCAGTATATAAACGGAGATTGGAAGGTGCTCGATGGAGCCATCGAGTTCGATCTCTTCCCCAATCCTTCTGACGGTAATACCATCACCCTCACATTGGATGAGGTCACCGAAGGACCTGTAGACATGATCGTCTACAGCTTGAGCGGAGAAATGGTACACCGATATACGGGTCCCGTGAAAGGGCTCACGATGAATATCGATTTCGATAAGACTTTGGCCGCTGGTATGTACTTCATCAATCTGGAGTCTCAGGGGTCTGTAACGAATGCAAGATTTGTGGTTAGGTAGTCATAATTTGTGATATGAACGTAGGAGGTTGCTCTGGTCAGGGTAGCCTCCTTCGTTATTTTTGGGGGTATACAATGCGCACGATTCAATTTCTCATACTGTTCTTCATAGGAGCCAGTCTGTCCAGCTTCGGCCAGGATTGGCAGCTGCTGTGGTCAGATGAATTCGATGGAAATGCATTGGATACTTCTAAATGGTCTCACAGTCGAGGCAATGGCTATGTAGAAGGTCTGTATGGCTGGGGCAACAGCGAATTGCAGTATTATCAAGAGCAGAACACCTCTCTCTCAAATGGGGTCCTTAAGATCGAAGCCCGGGAAGAACCGCAAGGTATAGCGGATGAATACAGCAATTTCGAGCCATACTACTATTCTTCTTCCAAGATCATCACACGAGACAAGTTCGAATTCCTACATGGAAAGGTCGAAGCACGCATCAAGACGGTGGATGGCCAGGGCATGTGGCCGGCA contains the following coding sequences:
- a CDS encoding T9SS type A sorting domain-containing protein gives rise to the protein FQACVTCDLAQDPGNITLSVDMNQYEGPEIVGDSSVFVSGQFNSWCGDCNMLTHNGDGTYTGTVLMPAGQNEYKFQINNWADDESFVGGEECTLTTGEFTNRVLDVNGDAIVDMVCFESCTACAAPCTLADSAPVGLTKSQQPVPFPDGDIDRAQVKWYKDTPDVKYSADDNTAVDIEFWPIRDLVTNTPITNGDTTLLSKRTKPNKDLFKWPVKYIRPDINPNTRYRWRVRIYCDAGNGPVSPWSVEKNFNTPDFDPATGIYTPPPGAQYINGDWKVLDGAIEFDLFPNPSDGNTITLTLDEVTEGPVDMIVYSLSGEMVHRYTGPVKGLTMNIDFDKTLAAGMYFINLESQGSVTNARFVVR